Proteins from one Belonocnema kinseyi isolate 2016_QV_RU_SX_M_011 chromosome 8, B_treatae_v1, whole genome shotgun sequence genomic window:
- the LOC117179041 gene encoding notchless protein homolog 1 codes for MSIMEVDNETPQEVQTVLARLQSADGIPLPGGLLDLPINISVEQLQLICNALLNEEDPMPLAFYVNDVEVENSLKPYLSLNKEFNPSENVIDIIYQPQAIFKVRSVTRCTGELEGHTEAVLAVQFCPNGQILASGSGDKTLRLWDIHTQTPFKTCQGHGDNVLCVAWSPCGKKVASASENGKILVWNAEDGAQIGKPMVAHKKWVNCLSWEPFHSNESCRFLVSSSKDTTLRIWDTVLGQTVRQLNGHTMSVTCVKWGGRGLIYSSSQDRTIKVWNAEDGKLCRTLEGHAHWVNTLALNVDYALRTAAFEITNKKNELESPKERAKRRYEAVGEEKLVSGSDDFTLILWKPETSKKPFERMSGHHQLINDVKFSPDGRLIASASFDKSIKLWDGNTGKFISVLRGHVQRVHSIAWSADSRLLVSGSADSTLKVWNIKTRKLLHDLPGHGDEVYAVDWAPSGDRVASGGKDKALRLWQN; via the exons atgtctatCATGGAAGTTGATAACGAAACTCCTCAAGAAGTGCAAACAGTGCTGGCGCGGTTGCAATCCGCGGATGGAATTCCTTTGCCAGGAGGTCTTTTGGATTTGCCGATCAACATCTCAGTGGAACAATTACAATTAATTTGTAATGCCTTATTGAATGAGGAAGATCCTATGCCATTGGCTTTCTACGTCAATGATGTAGAAGTCGAAAATTCTTTAAAGCCGTATTTGTCGCTAAATAAAGAATTCAATCCTAGTGAAAATGTGATTGATATTATTTACCAACCTCAGGCAATTTTCAAAGTTCGATCGGTCACCAGGTGTACAGGGGAATTAgaag GACATACGGAAGCAGTTTTAGCCGTACAATTTTGCCCCAATGGTCAAATTCTAGCGAGTGGTTCAGGTGACAAAACTCTGAGACTCTGGGACATTCACACTCAAACCCCATTTAAAACATGCCAAGGACATGGAGATAATGTTTTGTGCGTAGCCTGGTCTCCTTGTGGAAAGAAGGTAGCTTCAGCGagcgaaaatggaaaaattctggTCTGGAATGCAGAAGATGGAGCACAAATTG GTAAACCAATGGTTGCCCATAAAAAGTGGGTCAATTGCTTAAGTTGGGAGCCCTTCCACAGCAATGAATCATGCCGGTTTCTTGTTAGCTCCTCTAAAGACACGACTTTGAGGATATGGGACACCGTTCTGGGACAAACAGTTCGGCAATTAAATGGACACACGATGAGTGTTACTTGTGTCAAATGGGGTGGAAGAGGCCTTATCTACTCCTCGTCCCAGGACAGAACTATCAAAGTTTGGAATGCTGAAGAT ggaAAGCTCTGCAGAACTCTCGAAGGTCACGCACATTGGGTAAACACCTTGGCCTTGAATGTCGATTACGCACTCAGGACAGCAGCTTTTGAAATTACAAATAAGAAAAACGAGCTTGAAAGTCCGAAAGAACGTGCCAAGAGGCGTTATGAGGCTGTTGGCGAGGAAAAACTAGTTTCGGGATCAGACGATTTTACCCTAATCCTCTGGAAACCAGAGACCAGCAAAAAACCTTTTG AAAGAATGTCTGGGCATCATCAGCTGATTAACGACGTTAAGTTTTCACCAGACGGAAGATTGATTGCATCTGCCTCTTTTGATAAATCCATTAAACTCTGGGATGGAAATACTGGGAAATTCATTTCCGTTTTAAGAGGGCACGTACAAAGAGTGCATTCGATTGCCTGGAGTGCAGACTCTCGACTTTTAGTTAGCGGAAGTGCTGACTCCACGTTGAAAG TTTGGAATATAAAAACGAGGAAACTGCTTCACGATTTGCCAGGACACGGCGATGAAGTGTATGCTGTCGATTGGGCACCGAGTGGTGATCGAGTTGCTTCTGGAGGAAAGGATAAAGCCTTGAGACTTTGGCAAAACTAA